tattttgtaatattaacaATGAATAATACTTCAGCATCAACTTGTCTGGGTGGTGTAGTTGGTTATCACGCTAGTCTCACACACTAGAGGTCCCCGGTTCGAACCCGGGCTcagacattttttaaaaataacttttaaaataatattcgaAAAACAATTTActaaagaaaagaacaaaaaataataattttacagaTTCACCCTGGATaggcatttttttttaaaagtcttcataatttcatacataaaaCCACATGCCGGCACGGTGCGCTTCGTTAAAAAGCTGACCAAAAGTAGCGGAGCCCATAGATCGGGCCCATTCTTGAAGCCCAATTACGCGAGCCTCGTTGGAAAAAGGAGGAGAAAGTAAAAataccaattattattattaattattaaatttaaaaaaggtgCTAGGTACGTGCTTGGCTGACCCGGCGAATTGAAGTTGAGGGTGGGGTCCAATCCCGTGTATGAAAGAGCACGCTATTTTGTTTAGAGTCCTCCCTCTGCAACACGTTCCTTCCAAACGACGATAGAAAAAACAACTTTCGTTCTGCTATCTAGGGCTCTATTCCGATTCCGAGTCCGAACCCCCTCAATGCTTATCTGAACTAATTAGGTCGTCTTCACTTACGCTTTTTCTCTGCATTGTATCGATTTCCATGGAGGAGTCTTCCTACACCGGTCTTCCCACTAGCCACTTGCTTGGTTCAGTTCCTGTAAGCGAGAGCATCtttcgtttttcttttctaatttgcGCTCTTTGCTTGTCATATCGCTTCACTTCACTCTCTGCATGCTCGATCGTCTTCAactgttttcatatttttttaggaATTAAGTTAATTGTGTGGAAATTTAGCGGAAGGAGTGGGATGAAGTGAAATTATGGAATGACAAGTGTAATCGGTTGATTCCACGATTATAAAATAGCTAGAGCTGTATTGTAAGGTTATTTCTAAATTAAGTAAGAGAACCGCGGCGCCTCCGTTAAATGTGTTTGTGATTTTAAGATATTGACATTAATTGATTTTGTTAACtcagttttgatttttatggtTCATGTTGAAGCGATGGAAAAGTTACTTTGTTGAGGAGCATGCGTGATCTTTGTTACTTTATAATCATTCTGTTATTCCTGTGTGATTCTTTGTGATAGTAAAGTAACAGGTTCTGTTAATCTGTTTGGTACTCAGGCTGTCATTACTGAAGAAAATAATAGCACGAAACATGTGGGTATGGATTTATGCATCGAGCTTCCGTTTCTTGTATTTCCTACTTTTAAAGTTTAAGTGCTTCTAGATAGTTGCTTATGAACACATATATATGATGCATGTAGCCACTGATGAGAGTATGCAAATATTCCCTCCAAACAATGGAGTAGACCGAGGAACTGGATATCAAACGGTTGGCGGCCGTACTGGTATGTTCTCTAATTTTTGTGACTTGGAGAGTTCAGAGATTTGTTTCTTTATCtgatttttctctcttccttttctctccTTTTAAATGATTTAACAATATATTGGTAGTCTATGGCTGTTTCCTGGTGAATTTAGTACATGACAGTGAGACACTAATCGGTATACTGTATTGTCAATTCTTGACTAATGAAGGGGATcaggagttttttttttttttttttttagctgTAGGCATCTTACAACTGAACAATTTAACTGGAACTTTCAAGCAGTCCCTCCATGTTGCCTAGTCTCATGATATTGTCTACTGATTTGTGTTATATCTTCTAAATTAGTTGTCATTAGTGAATTTCACCTACTCCTAACAATTGAAATTGTAGGAAACACCAAATATAATCCCATATCTTTAATCTACTATCGTTTGGGGGAGAGTTAGCATAttcttcaatttctttaatGTGTTACTGTTTTAATGTTATGCATTCTTAAAAGTTGTTTTCAATACTCCCAAGTATTGTTGTTTAATCTATGTTCCTTTTACCTTTGTTCTTTCCAGGCTATGAAGCCAACGTGAACTGCTTAAATATGTCCAATAATTAAGttcaaaataaatagttattttattttattttatttccattcTTGACCAAATTATCTATTTACTTTAGCTATATTTTGACCCCTTTTGCCTTGTGCTACTTGATGAGAAAGCTATTATGCATTGCTGTCACttagataataaaatttaattttctctttatgCCTGCATAACAGGGTTCAAATGGTAATAAAAACAATCCCTAATTAGACTTACAAAGAATTTATAGTAGAATAAAgtaaaacaaagtttaaaagTTACGCAATTTCATTAAATTGCCACCCAATTATGATCATTAAAGACAGTCAACACTAATAATTGCATATCTTAAGTGTCAGTTCCAAATATTATGCCAATTTTTTTCTGGATTTTATATTATGTACAAATTTGAGTTTAACCATTGACCAAGGTTTACACCCATATTGATTCTATAATCAGATTTGCGAATAGTGCTcatttgtattttcattttccatGGTCACTTGCTGATATAGAAATGGTGTTCATTATTCTCTTGTTTCTTCATCTCAGAAGCTTTTGAACAACAGCCAGCAAGCAACTGGAGGGGAGTCTTTAGCATCTCATCGTATTCACAGTATTTTGATGTAGACACGGATGTTGTCGTAATCAGATTAATAAGTTCTCTGAATCCAGTTGCGGGAGACTTCTTCAGCAAGATAGATGCTAACCCTGATTTGTGCGttattattttaccttttatacTTTCAATTATCAAAATAGAGAAACTCGTTTTGATTACATAGTGAATATATGGGAGTTGAgggaaattttaatttaattaaactgttaccataacattttttttcttcacacccctccattttttttttctatatctaTTTTAGTTAAAGGGGACATTTGCTAGTCATGACTAGATTTTCAGCACCCTTCCCTAAAAATCGTAAATGGTGCATTTAATGGATATCGGATACTAAGGTTGCGATTCTTTTGTGATAGATATGGGCTTATATGGATCTCAACAACACTGGTGTTTGTGCTTGCCGCACTTGGAAATCTGGCTACGTTCCTTATGCAAAAACATGCTGATAACAGTACGTCGTGGAGCTTTGATGTCAGCTATATGAACGTGGCTGCATGCTCAATCTACGGTTATGCAATTGTGGTCCCATTGGCATACTACTTCTTCCTTCAGTATATGGGTTCAAATGCCAGCCTTATAAGATTTTGGTGCATGTGGGGGTATTCTCTCACCATTTTCATCATATCTTCGGTAAGTTTCTGCTTTCTCCAACGTGGTAAATTTCATTCTGAAGgtttttatattacaaataatattGCACAATTATTTATACCACACATGTTCAGCTTGGGGGAATGTGGCCCTGAAGGCGAAATTTGAAATGGACAGTGCCTCAACAAGTGAGGCGCTCTTCCTTTAAAGCTCGAAGGGCCTTTGGGCTCAGACTCCAATCCCTCCTCACCATGTAAATAGCACGTTGACCAAAAATAAAACCATGCAAAAAATACCATTAAATCTCAGGTGGTGAGGACGTTGTAGTGAATGGATTGTGTCGtagaatgaatttttttttccgaTTCTGTACTGCGTTCTTATAATATATCCCAATGTCCAGATTGGATGCGTGACTTCTTTTCACGTATTTGTATTTAAGTTGTCactgaattttataatttgtgatAGGAAATTACATCACTAGTTCACTAATCATACTTTAACTTTGTGGAGACTTTCGCATTTCGATCTAATTCATATTTCTTTGGACACTTTCAGTTCCTGTTGTTAATTCCTGTTGAGTTTCTTCGGTGGGTTATAATACTCCTTACGGGTGTTGCCTCAGCAAGCTTTGTTGCTTTAAACCTGAGGTCTTACATAGAAGGCAATGAGCTTTCGGTGGCGATTATTGCTGCATTTTTCTTGCAAATAGCTTTGGCAATCTTCATCAAGGTTTGGTTCTTTCCGTAGCTAAAATGCTCTGCAGCAGTGAAGAATAAGCCCCGAACACTGTCATTATGAACTCACTGCATTGGCTAACTTTGTTCAAGACGAGAGTGGAATTGTCTGAAGCAGAATTGGTTTGCGTATTTTCGATTTACTAGAATGGAATGGTAAAGAATTGCAGAGGAATTAGTGCGAATTTCAGTATCAGCCCGATCAGAGTTTCTGTATCATTTTGGCTTAATGTGGAAGACTCAATACCCGGGAAGGGGATAATGAATGATCATGATTTGTAGTATCTGTGTATCTTTGAGCTTTTTGCATGTTTCTGTAAATATACAGAATCAAgtaaatctttttttaattgattttttaagtGACTGTTTTACGTGGAGCCTAGGCAATTTCTTGTACGGTGAATCAAAATTTTGTCATGCCATCATCCTTTGGAAAGTGACATTGTATCTCGGATCACCCTTGCTTCTTATTTTTAGTTCAATAACAACTTGGTAGAGTGCAACAAGGCGTCCTATCGCCTGAGCTTAAGCATGATATGCATGCTGAGTTTTTAGTATcatctaattataattaaaatataattagaggAGTTTAGCAGCTAATTGTAGttttgttgtcaaaaaaatagttttcatCAATTAAATCAAAAGCTTTTAAGTACCAACAAGTCTTAATATGTTAAAGAAGTTTACTCCATGTCTTAATATGTCCAATTATCTTCTATAACCTATCTTcacttattatttatatatttcttctttaatgaaattaagattATTAGTGttgcatatataaaatttaaacaataatttatagGAGCGTAATCTCAttcaaattgatttatttttaacctatatttttctttaatttttaaaaatcaaattataattttcattgaaaatttccaattattataaataaaataaaactctacattagaaacaaatatatatttttacataataatgaaaaaaaattgaaagaatgatttttaaaaaaaatatattagtatacaatttcaaattaaattcttCAGTGGTTTAGTGTGTGGTCAACGGAACTGAAATTCTAGCTAcgaattatatataaatatatatgcgCCTGTCTCACATGGTAAATGAAAAACGAttctaatttagaaaaaaaataatcataattacCATTTCTAATGAAGGGTTTACCACGAAGGTGAACGAGAGAAACGCGTACGATTGTGATTGGGCGTTTATTTTCACTTGGATTCCACTgattccattttcattttcgaAGGTCTTCTCTGCTATTGCTCGTATCAGTGCTCAGCCATGGAGAGCGCGGTGGATCCTTCTCGGGGGTTCATGAAGGACGTGAAGCGTGTGATCATCAAAGTTGGCACCGCGGTGGTCACTCGCGAAGAAGGAAGGTTAGCGGTTGGAAGATTGGGAGCTCTGTGCGAGCAGATTAAGCAACTCAACTCTCTCGGATACGACATTATACTCGTCTCCTCTGGCGCCGTCGGTATTGGCCGCCAAAGGCTACGTTTCCGTAAATTAATCAACAGCAGCTTCGCCGACCTTCAGAAACCCCAACTCGAACTCGACGGCAAGGCCTGCGCCGCCGTTGGACAGAACAGTCTCATGGCTCTCTACGATACGCTGTTCACTCAGGTAagtaaatatttgtaattacTATTGCATTAATTAGTAGTTACGTTCATCAACAAAATTTAGATTCAGTTTCGTGGATTTTGATTTCGATTTAGAATTACAGTTTTACATTGGCAATATTTTGCGTCTTGCACTAAAACCTTGTGTGTGAGAAACTGAAATTTATTAGGAGAATAACACTAGcgt
This window of the Vigna angularis cultivar LongXiaoDou No.4 chromosome 7, ASM1680809v1, whole genome shotgun sequence genome carries:
- the LOC108336265 gene encoding uncharacterized protein LOC108336265 gives rise to the protein MEESSYTGLPTSHLLGSVPAVITEENNSTKHVATDESMQIFPPNNGVDRGTGYQTVGGRTEAFEQQPASNWRGVFSISSYSQYFDVDTDVVVIRLISSLNPVAGDFFSKIDANPDLYGLIWISTTLVFVLAALGNLATFLMQKHADNSTSWSFDVSYMNVAACSIYGYAIVVPLAYYFFLQYMGSNASLIRFWCMWGYSLTIFIISSFLLLIPVEFLRWVIILLTGVASASFVALNLRSYIEGNELSVAIIAAFFLQIALAIFIKVWFFP